The DNA sequence TACCTGCTCACCGTCTGGGGCTTTTTGATATTACGGCTTATTCACGGGTTTTCAACCGGCACCAAGCCCACCGCCACGGCCGCCTACGTTGCCGACGTAGTGCCTGCTACCCGCCGGGGTGAAGCCATGGGAACGCTGGGTCTGTTTACGGCGATGGGGATGTCGCTCGGACCGGCCATCGGTAGCTGGCTGGCCCACGCGTTTTCTATGAACGTCATGTTCTGGACCTCGTCGGCCTTTGCGCTGCTGTCAATCGGTATTCTGCTCCGGATGCCCGAAACACTGGTCAATACACAACCCTTTCGTTTCGGCCTGCTCAAGCTCAAAAAAGAAGAAATTTTCGACAGGCAGGCGCTGCCGCCGTTTATCGTGCTGTTGCTACAGTCGGTAGGGTATGGCGTGGTCGTTACGTTGATCTCCACCCTGAGCACATCACTCGGGATCACCAACAAAGGCCTTTTCTTTACCGTCTACACGCTGGCCTCGCTGGGCGTTCGGCTGGTCTTCAGCCGGACATCAGACCGCTACGGCCGGGTACCGGTGCTCATTTTTTCGACGGCTTTGCTGGCGGTGTCAATGGCACTGCTGATCGTGGCCCAGACGCCATTTATTTTCTGGACGGCGGCTCTGCTCTACGGGTTTGCCAGCGGCATGAACTCCCCCACGGTTCAGGCCTGGACGGCTGACCTGGCCGACGAAGCGACGCGTGGCCGGGCCATGGCGACCATGTACATTGCCCTCGAAGCGGGGATCGGGCTGGGAGCGCTCGGGTCGGGTTGGCTGCTCAATCACATCGATGGTGATGCGGGCATAACCGCTTCGTTCGCCATGTCGGCGTTGCTGGCCCTGGTAGCCACCGGGTATCTGATTGTCTTCGGTCGGCGCGACAAACGGCAACAACTGTCGGGTACGCACTAGACCAGTCAGCAGAACAAGGGCAACCGGCTGGCCGACGGATTTGTGTTCAGCCATTGATCGAGCCGATCGAGGAGGACCGCCGACCGGTCGCCGTCGAACTTACGGGCAAACAGGGCGTTGGTCGTTGTCAGTGCGGTAAAATCCCGCTCATCCAGCACGGCCGGGCGTTCGCGGCTTCCCAGGTCGGACCCATCCAGACCGGACCCATCCAGGCCGGACCAGTCCATGTAGCGGAAGTGGAACGCCTGTTCCGGCAGCATCTCCGCCGAAGCCGCCCGCTCGCTGGCGGTCAGCTGCTGGCTCCACTGCTGGTAATCGTCGACATGAATGATTCGGTTGCGGAACGGCGCGTTGAGCAGAATGGTGTGGAAAAAATGTTCGATGGGGCTGTCGCTGTACCGGTACCAGCGCAACCGGAATGGGTGCCTGTTCACGTAGTCGATAAGGTAGGTGATGGCCTGATGCGACAGGGAAAAATACTCGGACCCGCCATAGGGTATCGGGCCCCGAGGGGGTGTCCGGCGGGGTAGCAGATATTTTACACTGCGGTTGTAAAGCCGAAACAGCCGGTAACTAACCTGGCTTTGTCTGGGGTTTATCCAGGGCGTATCGTGGAAATAGTAATAGCGGAGTTTATGACCCCAGCGGGGGCGGTCAGTAAATGTCCAGTAGCTGATGAGTTCGGGTGGCTGTTGCTCGAAAAAGTGGTTAATTGCCGAATTGGTGCGGAGTGGGTAGTCGGCTTCGGACAGGTAGATAGCGTAGGAGAACGGGAGGGTCTGAGCCGCCCGCAGCAGCGCGAGCATCATGCGTACCTGACTGAATCCTTTCCAGTAGACCCGTTGCCGGTCCCGAACGAACTGTACGTTGGCCCTTTCGGGCAGGGCATCCGTAAACGGTTCAATTGCCACCCGGCCGTCGACATGAATCAGGAACCGGACGCCGGGTTGCTGAAGCCGGGTCACAAGTCGTGCCAGCTGCTGCGGCTGCCGGTAGGCCGAAATTAAGTAAATGAGGGACATAAGGGAGGGAGGAGTAGCCAACGGGATACCACAGGCCCAAGTTCACGAAAAATAAGATACCGCTATGAATGTACCCGTCAACGAGATCGAATCCCGCATCAAACCACTGGTCGACGCCCTGAATGCTACGGGCCTTGTCCGAACCTTTTCGAGTTGCGAAGGCCACTACGGGCTCGATGAGCAGACACTGGTCGACCGGAATCATGCCTATGTTCGTTTCGTACCTGCCCCGCGCGTTCCGGCCCGGCGGGTGGAAGACGGACTGGGTCAGTGGCTTATCACGTACAAAAAAAAGCACGGGCTCATGCCCGTGCGCGTAATTGGTTATGTGTTGTTGACCCCCATCGATGATGACATCGACCGGACCTACGTCATTGAACTGCACCCGTTCAACCGTTTCGACCCCGCCGATCGTAAACGGTCTGATACGGATTGGGCGGTAGAGCGGCTGGTCACCGTAATCAGCTACCGGGACGTCTAGGCCATTTACGGACATCGAACAATCTGCTGGTCCTGGTAGGGTGCTACAGGATAAACTGGCTCAGGTCGCGGTTCTTCACCAGACCGTGCAGTTTCTCGCCGACGAGTTCTTTCGTGACAACGACCTGGGCGTTGGCTCCGATCACGTCCGGAATATCGAACATGAAATCATTCATGAGGTGACTCAGTACGGTTTGAAGTCGGCGGGCGCCAATATTTTCCACCTCACCGTTTACTTCGAAAGCAATCCGGGCCAGCTCGCGCAGGGCGTCATCCTGGAACGTCAGGCTCACGTTTTCGGTCTGCAACATGGCTACGTACTGCTTGGTCAGGGCATTTTTGGGCTCTTTCAGAATCTGGTAGAAATCATCTTCCGACAGACTCTGTAGCTCTACCCGAATCGGGAAGCGGCCCTGAAGTTCGGGAATCAGGTCGCTGGGTTTGGCTACATGGAACGCTCCGGCCGCAATGAACAGGATATGATCGGTATGGATAACACCGTATTTAGTGTTCACGGCACTCCCTTCCACAATAGGGAGCAGGTCACGCTGCACCCCTTCGCGGCTTACGTCCGGGCCACCTCCTCCGTTTCCTGAGCGGGCGGAGGCTACCTTATCAATTTCGTCGATGAAAATAATTCCGGCGTCTTCGGCTTTACGAATCGCTTCTTCTTTCACCTCGTCCATGTCGATGAGCTTGGCCGCTTCTTCTTCCAGCAGGATGGTGCGGGCTTCGGCAATGGTGACCTTGCGTTTTTTACCGCGCTTGGGCATCATACCGCCAATCATTTCCTGGATGTTCATCATCGACAGGTCATCGACCGAGCCACCCATAACGCCAATGTTTGGCGTCTGGCTCTGCTGCACGTCGATCTCGATTTTCCGGTCGTCCATTTCGCCGGAGCGGATCTTCTCCCGAAAGCGTTCGCGGGTGCGCTCGTTCAGTTCGGCGTCCGGATCGGTAGGGGTGTTGTCGAATCCCATGCCCGGTGCCGGACTGGCGGGCTTGACGGGTGGAATGAGAATATCGAGAATAGCATCTTCAACGAGTTGCTGCGCCCGCACCTGAACGGCTTCTTTCTTGGAGGCCCGCACCATATTTACCGCCTGTTCAACGAGGTCGCGAACCATGCTTTCCACGTCGCGGCCTACGTAGCCTACCTCAGTAAACTTGGAGGCTTCCACTTTGATGAAGGGAGCATCGGCAATTTTGGCGAGCCGACGGGCAATTTCAGTTTTGCCCACCCCGGTTGCGCCAATCATCAGGATATTGTTGGGCGTGATTTCACGCTGCATCTCGGGCGTGCTGTTCATCCGGCGCCAGCGGTTCCGGAGGGCAATGGCTACGTTACGTTTGGCATCATGCTGGCCGATAATGTATTGATCCAGTTCGGCAACGATTTGCCGGGGCGTCAGGTCTTTGAGTAGTTGGGTCATTGAAAAAGAAAGGGCTGGTAGGATGCCCCGTATGGTAAATAACACCGGAATCACGAAAATGTGCGAAGGTGAGCGGGAAATTTGGTGGCACGCTGATTAATTCGGCACACCGGCCAGCCGGAAGGACACCTTACTGAACACCGTCGCCAGCTACGTCGACGGGTTCGGCCGGGGCCGTATGGCCGAGTTTCGCTTCGATGATCAGTTCGGCCAGTTCGCGGAAACAGCCCTGCCCCCCGTTCGTCTCGCAGCAGTAGTCGACAACGGCTTTATTCTGGCGCGTAGCATCGGCGGGGCAGGCTGAAAAGCCCACCGCCTGTAAAATTTCAATGTCGTTCACGTCGTCGCCAATGAAAGCAACCTCCGAAGCGTCCAGCCCCAGCCGGCTCAGAATACCGGCCAGCAACGACAGTTTATCGCTTGCCCCCAGGTACAGTTCGGTGATCCGGAGTTTGGCGGCCCGCGTGGCTACCGATGGGGAGGTTTCGCCGGTGACGATGCCCGTTTGAACGCCTACCAGCTCGCGGAGCCGGACAACGCCCATGCCGTCTTTAATATTGAAACGTTTGAGCACTTCGCCCGTTTCACCATAGTACACACCACCGTCGGTGAGAACACCGTCGCAATCGGTGAGAACGAGTTTGACACGGGCTGCTTTGTGCTGAATGGTTGGAGTCATGGAAGAGTGTTTAGGGGGCGTCTGACGCTGGGGCGGCCGGGTATACCGATGGTAGCCGGGCAACAGACGGGTTAGTTTATAAATCGGTCTAGGTCAATACGCATCGAAAGCTGGCTGGTACCGGCGGTGGGGATCGCCGTAAACCGTCCGTAAGTAAGTTGAAATCCCCGCGCCTGCACCGATGCGCCGAACGAAAACCCCGACCCGAATCCACCTGTTGCCAGCTTGCCTTCCTGCCGTTTCTGATGATTGTAGCCCAGCAGCAGGTTAACGTTGCGGCTGATGAGCAGTTCAGTCCCGACGCTCAGGTGACGGGCCAGTTTCTCGATCAAACCCACCGGCAGCGTAATGGGGTTGCCGTTGAGGTCGTAGCGGGTGGTCAGGCTGGGATCGTTATAGGTGATGTCAAAGCGTTGCAGGTGGTGGGCCGTCAGTGTGACCCGGACGGGAGCATATTTGGGTTTAAAGGTAACCCCCGCCTGCAGATCGAATGGAAGATCAGCGTCGGCGGGGCCGTACTGTTTAATCAGGTAGCCCGCGTTTTTGGCCACCAGGCCAACCGTAAGTTCCCGTTTGGGATGCCGCCAGACACCGCCGAGGTCGGCCAGGATGCCAAAGGCTGAGTACGTTTCGATGGACGAGCCAACCGCTTTGACCGTTGCGCCAAGGGTGAAATTACCTTCGGTGCGGGCGTGGGTAAGGCTTAGGGCGTAGTCATTGGCCGTGAAGGTGCCGAGACTGTTACCCGCCGGGTCGGTGAGGATAAACTGGCCGTAGCTCAGGTACTGCATACCCGCAGCCCAGACCGATTGCTTGTCCGGTCGTTTCCGGTGAATGGGCAGACCGTAGTGCAGGGTATAGTACTTGGCCGCGGCCAGGTACGGCATCAAGCTGATGGATAACTGGTTAGCGGGAAGCGAGTCGGCCAGGGCGGGATTGTTAAGGTGGTACGGTCCATCCGGACGGGTAGCCGTAGCCAGCTGGCCGCCGAGAGCCGCCACCCGGGCGTGGGTAGGCAGATCGAGAAATGAAAATACGCGCTGCCCACCGAGGCTCTGGGCGTACCCGATTCCGTATCCGATGCTAAAAAAGATGATGAGTACGTACCGTATCAAAGCAAAATCCGGCGTTCAGTCGGGCAGTCAGGCTTACTTGTACCGGTTAGGAAATGACCCACCGGAACAGAGTTGACCGTAAATATCGAGCAATGTTCGGTAAAAAGTGTTTGTGGGGCCTGCTGAACAAAAATCAATAATTCTGCTTTAGCGGGCAACTGCCTTGAAACCAGTCCGCAACGGGGGCGTGCGGTAGCCGCGCAGGCACGGACCTGCCCGCGGATAGCACCGAAAAACCAGACAAATCGTGGGAATCGTCCTGAATAATTAACTTTGCCAACACGTGAAATCGACAAACCTTTTCTATGCAAACCGAGACCCGTCCCGGCGCTAACCACGCCGACATCAGCAAACCATCGAAAACGCAGCTTCTCGATCAGAAAAATGCCGAAGCCGAACTGGGCGGTGGCCAGAAACGCATCGACGCCCAGCATAAGAAAGGGAAACTAACCGCTCGGGAACGAATTGCGCTGCTGGTCGACGAGGGCTCCTTCGAGGAAATCGGGAAGTTCGTCATGCACCGTACCCGCGACTTCGGCATGGACAAAGAACATTACCTGGGCGATGGCGTCGTGACCGGCTACGGCACCGTCGACGGACGGCTTGTGTACGTTTTCGCGCAGGACTTCACCGTCTTCGGCGGAGCACTTTCCGAAACCCATGCCGAAAAAATCTGCAAGCTCATGGACCTGGCCATGCAGAACGGGGCGCCGATCATTGGCCTGAACGACTCCGGCGGGGCCCGGATTCAGGAAGGCGTACTGTCGCTGGCGGGCTATGCCGATATTTTCTACCGCAACACCCGGGCGTCGGGAGTTATTCCGCAGTTGTCGGCGATCATGGGGCCCTGCGCGGGTGGTGCGGTCTACAGCCCCGCCATCACCGACTTCATTTTCATGGTCGAGAACACGAGCTATATGTTCGTGACCGGCCCAAACGTAGTTAAAACGGTAACCCACGAAAGTGTTACCGCCGAGGAGCTGGGCGGGGCCAGTACCCACAGCACCAAGTCGGGCGTAACTCATTTTGCCTGCGCCAACGAACTGGCCTGTATCCAGGACCTCAAACGACTTCTCAGCTACATCCCCCAGAACTGCGAAGAGGAGCCGCCCATGCTGCCCTATGACTCGGCCGGTGACGAACTACGGACGGCCTTGAACAGCATCATTCCCGATAACCCGAATCAGCCGTATGACATGCGGGAGGTGATCAGCGAACTCGTTGATGCGGATACGTTTATGGAGGTACACACCAATTTCGCCGAAAATATCGTCGTGGGGTTTGCCCGCATTGGTGGCCGCAGCATTGGTATTGTGGGCAACCAGCCTGCCGTTCTGGCGGGGGTACTCGACATCAACGCGAGCACCAAAGCCGCCCGCTTCGTGCGTTTCTGTGACTCGTTTAACGTACCCCTGCTCGTTCTGGAAGACGTACCGGGTTTCCTGCCTGGCACCGACCAGGAGTGGAATGGCATTATTACCAACGGAGCCAAGCTGCTGTTTGCTTTCTGCGAAGCCACCGTACCCCGCGTCACGGTAATTACCCGCAAAGCCTACGGTGGTGCCTATGACGTGATGAATTCCAAGCATATTGGCGCCGACATGAACTACGCCTGGCCAAGTGCCGAGATTGCCGTCATGGGCGCGTCGGGAGCGGCCGAGATTATTTTCAAACGGGAGATTGCCGAAGCCGAAGACCCGCAGGCCAAGCTACAGGAGAAAGTACAGGATTATACCGAGAAGTTTGCCAATCCCTACCGGGCGGCTCACCGGGGCTACATCGACGAGGTGATCATGCCCGACCAGACCCGGCACAAGCTTATCCGGGCGTTCAAGATGCTGGAGAATAAAGTAGCGACCATGCCGAAGAAGAAACACGGCAATATTCCGCTGTAAACTGAGCAGGTGCGTTCTCCGAATCGAATCAGGATGACCCGGATTACGTTCCATGACCAGAAAAAAGACTGAGCTTATGATAACCCCAACACCGAAAAAACCGGGCAGCCTGCTCAGAACCATACTGATCGGCCTGCTGATCATCTTTGGCCTCGCCCTGATCCTAGGTACGCTGACAGTGATGTTTCCCTGACTAAATGACAAATGCCATTACTGTAGGGTAATGGCATTTGTCATTTAGTTAGATAGCCGCTAAAATCACCGCGCAGGCTTCGCGGATCTGCTCCTCGGTAATGATCAGCGGTGGGGCGATCCGCATGGAATTGTCGCAGAACAGGAACCAGTCGGTGATGACGCCGTTGGCAATGGCCCGGTCAATGATGGGTTTCAGTACGGCAAACGATTCGAACTCAACGGCTAGCATCAGCCCTTTTCCGCGAATGGCTTTGATGGCCGGGTGCACCAGCAACTGCCGGAAGAGCTGGCCTTTGGCTTCGGCCTGCGCGTAAAGTTTCTCGTTCTGAATGACCTGCAGAGTCGCCAAGGAGGCCGCGCAGGAAACCGGGTGCCCGCCAAACGTAGTGATATGGCCCAGGATCGGGTTGTTTTTGAAGACGCTCATGATCTCCGCCGAACTGATGAAAGCACCCACCGGCATGCCCCCCCCCATCCCTTTGGCACACAGGAGTATGTCGGGTATGACCGGCCCGCCGTTCGCCCCGAAGGCTTCAAACGCCCAGAACGTACCTGTCCGGCCAAACCCCGTCTGGATCTCATCAAAAATCAGTAAGGCACCCATGTCGGTACAGCGCTGCCGAACGGCCTGTAGGTAGGCCGGGTCGGGCACCCGGATACCTGCTTCGGCCGTGATGACCTCCATGACAACTGCGGCCGTAGTAGCGGTGATCTGGTCAATGTCGGCTGTAACACCGTGCCGGATGTGACGAATACCGGGGAGGAGGGGGCGGTAGTTTCGCTTGAAATTTTCGTCGCCCGAGAGTGACAACGCACCCTGTGTCGCGCCGTGGTAGGCGTTGATGCAGGAGATGATTTCAGTGCGTCCGGTGTAGCGTTTAGCCAGCTTCATGGCTCCCTCCACGGCCTCAGTGCCGGAGTTCGTGAAATACACATTGTCGAGGCTGGCGGGTAGTGTACTGGCCAGGGCCTGAGCGAGTTGCGTCTGGGGCGTCTGCACATATTCACCGTAAACCATCAGGTGCAGGTATTTGTCGAGCTGCTGCTGAATGGCGCTAATAACACTCGGGTGGCGGTGCCCGACGTTGCTCACGCCGATGCCCGAAATGAGGTCCATATACCGCGTCGACTGACCCGACGGACCTACCGTTGAATAAATATACACTCCTTCGGCCCGGTCGATTTCCAACGCTAGGGGGAAATCGGAGGTCTGTGCTACGTGCTGGAAAAATAACTGCCGGTGCGTCACCGTCTGCATAATACGTCGTTCAATGATGTTCGTCAGCAAAGCAACACCCCCAACCATGAAAACAGTTCTGTTTCTGCTCCTCCTGGGGGCGGTTGCGGGCCGGGCACAGACGCCCGTGATCACGCCCGCCGACGTGCAGCGTAAGCAGTCGTATCTGATTATGCGGGACAGTTCGGTCGTACGCGGGCGGGTGCTGCGGCAGGATAGCAGCCTGATCACCGTTCGGAAGCGGAACCGCGAACTGACGTTCGTGGAAGCCGACCAGCTCGTGCGGGTGGTGGCTAACCGACCTGATAAAGCCGTTGGGTTGGTCGGCTTCCGGCCCATTGG is a window from the Spirosoma rigui genome containing:
- a CDS encoding MFS transporter, which encodes MVVRSLFTRRDSGTPSLYTLSFWLLSTSNFLFSASFSMMIPELPDYLTGLGGREYIGLIIAFFTLTAGLSRPFSGKVTDTVGRVPVMAFGSIVCFVCGFLYPYLLTVWGFLILRLIHGFSTGTKPTATAAYVADVVPATRRGEAMGTLGLFTAMGMSLGPAIGSWLAHAFSMNVMFWTSSAFALLSIGILLRMPETLVNTQPFRFGLLKLKKEEIFDRQALPPFIVLLLQSVGYGVVVTLISTLSTSLGITNKGLFFTVYTLASLGVRLVFSRTSDRYGRVPVLIFSTALLAVSMALLIVAQTPFIFWTAALLYGFASGMNSPTVQAWTADLADEATRGRAMATMYIALEAGIGLGALGSGWLLNHIDGDAGITASFAMSALLALVATGYLIVFGRRDKRQQLSGTH
- a CDS encoding beta-1,6-N-acetylglucosaminyltransferase — encoded protein: MSLIYLISAYRQPQQLARLVTRLQQPGVRFLIHVDGRVAIEPFTDALPERANVQFVRDRQRVYWKGFSQVRMMLALLRAAQTLPFSYAIYLSEADYPLRTNSAINHFFEQQPPELISYWTFTDRPRWGHKLRYYYFHDTPWINPRQSQVSYRLFRLYNRSVKYLLPRRTPPRGPIPYGGSEYFSLSHQAITYLIDYVNRHPFRLRWYRYSDSPIEHFFHTILLNAPFRNRIIHVDDYQQWSQQLTASERAASAEMLPEQAFHFRYMDWSGLDGSGLDGSDLGSRERPAVLDERDFTALTTTNALFARKFDGDRSAVLLDRLDQWLNTNPSASRLPLFC
- the hslU gene encoding ATP-dependent protease ATPase subunit HslU; the protein is MTQLLKDLTPRQIVAELDQYIIGQHDAKRNVAIALRNRWRRMNSTPEMQREITPNNILMIGATGVGKTEIARRLAKIADAPFIKVEASKFTEVGYVGRDVESMVRDLVEQAVNMVRASKKEAVQVRAQQLVEDAILDILIPPVKPASPAPGMGFDNTPTDPDAELNERTRERFREKIRSGEMDDRKIEIDVQQSQTPNIGVMGGSVDDLSMMNIQEMIGGMMPKRGKKRKVTIAEARTILLEEEAAKLIDMDEVKEEAIRKAEDAGIIFIDEIDKVASARSGNGGGGPDVSREGVQRDLLPIVEGSAVNTKYGVIHTDHILFIAAGAFHVAKPSDLIPELQGRFPIRVELQSLSEDDFYQILKEPKNALTKQYVAMLQTENVSLTFQDDALRELARIAFEVNGEVENIGARRLQTVLSHLMNDFMFDIPDVIGANAQVVVTKELVGEKLHGLVKNRDLSQFIL
- a CDS encoding KdsC family phosphatase — encoded protein: MTPTIQHKAARVKLVLTDCDGVLTDGGVYYGETGEVLKRFNIKDGMGVVRLRELVGVQTGIVTGETSPSVATRAAKLRITELYLGASDKLSLLAGILSRLGLDASEVAFIGDDVNDIEILQAVGFSACPADATRQNKAVVDYCCETNGGQGCFRELAELIIEAKLGHTAPAEPVDVAGDGVQ
- the porQ gene encoding type IX secretion system protein PorQ — encoded protein: MIRYVLIIFFSIGYGIGYAQSLGGQRVFSFLDLPTHARVAALGGQLATATRPDGPYHLNNPALADSLPANQLSISLMPYLAAAKYYTLHYGLPIHRKRPDKQSVWAAGMQYLSYGQFILTDPAGNSLGTFTANDYALSLTHARTEGNFTLGATVKAVGSSIETYSAFGILADLGGVWRHPKRELTVGLVAKNAGYLIKQYGPADADLPFDLQAGVTFKPKYAPVRVTLTAHHLQRFDITYNDPSLTTRYDLNGNPITLPVGLIEKLARHLSVGTELLISRNVNLLLGYNHQKRQEGKLATGGFGSGFSFGASVQARGFQLTYGRFTAIPTAGTSQLSMRIDLDRFIN
- a CDS encoding acyl-CoA carboxylase subunit beta, which gives rise to MQTETRPGANHADISKPSKTQLLDQKNAEAELGGGQKRIDAQHKKGKLTARERIALLVDEGSFEEIGKFVMHRTRDFGMDKEHYLGDGVVTGYGTVDGRLVYVFAQDFTVFGGALSETHAEKICKLMDLAMQNGAPIIGLNDSGGARIQEGVLSLAGYADIFYRNTRASGVIPQLSAIMGPCAGGAVYSPAITDFIFMVENTSYMFVTGPNVVKTVTHESVTAEELGGASTHSTKSGVTHFACANELACIQDLKRLLSYIPQNCEEEPPMLPYDSAGDELRTALNSIIPDNPNQPYDMREVISELVDADTFMEVHTNFAENIVVGFARIGGRSIGIVGNQPAVLAGVLDINASTKAARFVRFCDSFNVPLLVLEDVPGFLPGTDQEWNGIITNGAKLLFAFCEATVPRVTVITRKAYGGAYDVMNSKHIGADMNYAWPSAEIAVMGASGAAEIIFKREIAEAEDPQAKLQEKVQDYTEKFANPYRAAHRGYIDEVIMPDQTRHKLIRAFKMLENKVATMPKKKHGNIPL
- a CDS encoding aspartate aminotransferase family protein, whose protein sequence is MQTVTHRQLFFQHVAQTSDFPLALEIDRAEGVYIYSTVGPSGQSTRYMDLISGIGVSNVGHRHPSVISAIQQQLDKYLHLMVYGEYVQTPQTQLAQALASTLPASLDNVYFTNSGTEAVEGAMKLAKRYTGRTEIISCINAYHGATQGALSLSGDENFKRNYRPLLPGIRHIRHGVTADIDQITATTAAVVMEVITAEAGIRVPDPAYLQAVRQRCTDMGALLIFDEIQTGFGRTGTFWAFEAFGANGGPVIPDILLCAKGMGGGMPVGAFISSAEIMSVFKNNPILGHITTFGGHPVSCAASLATLQVIQNEKLYAQAEAKGQLFRQLLVHPAIKAIRGKGLMLAVEFESFAVLKPIIDRAIANGVITDWFLFCDNSMRIAPPLIITEEQIREACAVILAAI